A genomic window from Tolypothrix sp. PCC 7910 includes:
- a CDS encoding DMT family transporter: MKVGYTNKSMSMTIDYLKKSTFGFKGLLYALLAILIWATIGVTFKLTVPHLDSFTTTLYVTFLSTCVLGINIVRQKKLPILQKEWKKQQLFFVIAGIMGMGIQQICGLKGYQLLPASQVVVMFYIYPLLMTFFGALWFHERLSRKSVLLLITGCAGVYLLIAKNQILAIQLNLGTAATLTAAITWALFCVLIKHKKFDPDAGMFLFNLFGLLFLLGLVPAFGVTLTLTSTQWLGIIYLAVFPNTIASLLWNQALHLNSTQICSMIALLTPLFSLMFNVSILHESIMPIQLIGFIILVSSVILNLGGCLRLKSSY; the protein is encoded by the coding sequence ATGAAAGTAGGCTACACAAATAAGTCAATGAGTATGACAATAGATTACTTAAAAAAGTCTACTTTCGGTTTTAAAGGTCTGCTGTATGCATTGTTAGCTATTTTGATTTGGGCAACAATTGGTGTAACTTTCAAATTAACTGTGCCACATCTCGATAGTTTTACCACAACGCTATATGTGACTTTCTTGTCAACTTGCGTTCTTGGTATCAACATTGTCAGGCAGAAAAAATTGCCAATTCTGCAAAAAGAATGGAAAAAGCAGCAGCTTTTCTTTGTAATTGCTGGAATTATGGGTATGGGTATTCAGCAAATCTGCGGCTTGAAAGGCTATCAACTTCTGCCTGCTTCGCAGGTGGTTGTAATGTTTTATATCTATCCATTGCTGATGACATTCTTTGGAGCCCTGTGGTTTCATGAAAGGTTATCTCGCAAATCCGTTTTGTTACTGATAACAGGTTGTGCGGGAGTATATTTGTTGATTGCCAAAAACCAAATATTGGCTATTCAATTAAATCTTGGTACTGCTGCCACATTAACAGCTGCAATAACTTGGGCTTTATTTTGTGTATTGATTAAACACAAAAAGTTCGATCCAGATGCAGGAATGTTTCTGTTTAACTTATTTGGCTTGTTGTTTTTACTCGGTTTAGTACCAGCATTTGGGGTAACATTGACATTAACCTCTACTCAATGGCTTGGCATTATCTATTTAGCTGTGTTTCCTAACACGATTGCTTCTTTACTATGGAATCAAGCTTTGCATCTAAATTCAACACAAATATGTTCAATGATTGCATTGCTAACTCCGCTATTTTCACTTATGTTCAATGTGTCAATTCTCCATGAATCAATTATGCCAATTCAATTAATTGGATTTATAATTTTAGTTAGTTCAGTTATTCTAAATCTTGGTGGCTGTTTAAGATTGAAATCTAGTTATTAG
- a CDS encoding NAD-dependent epimerase/dehydratase family protein, translating into MKVLVIGGDGYCGWATALYLSNQGYEVGILDSLVRRHWDNELGVETLTPIAPIQQRLQRWYDLTGKSIDLFVGDITNYEFLHKALHKFQPSAIVHFGEQRSAPFSMIDREHAVLTQVNNVVGTLNLLYAMREDFPDCHLVKLGTMGEYGTPNIDIEEGYITIEHNGRKDTLPYPKQPGSMYHLSKVHDSHNIHFACRIWGLRATDLNQGVVYGVLTEETGMDEMLINRLDYDGVFGTALNRFCIQAAIGHPLTVYGKGGQTRGFLDIRDTVRCVELAIANPAQAGEFRVFNQFTEQFSVGDLAIMVKKAGNAMGINVEINNLDNPRVEKEEHYFNAKNTKLLDLGLQPHYLSDSLLDSLLNFAIKYQNRVDQKQILPKVSWHRK; encoded by the coding sequence ATGAAAGTCCTGGTTATTGGTGGCGATGGGTATTGTGGTTGGGCAACTGCTCTTTACCTTTCAAATCAAGGTTACGAAGTTGGGATTTTAGATAGTTTAGTGCGGCGGCACTGGGATAACGAGCTTGGTGTCGAAACTCTTACTCCGATCGCGCCAATTCAGCAACGTCTCCAGCGCTGGTACGATTTAACTGGTAAATCTATAGACTTGTTTGTTGGCGATATCACTAACTATGAATTCCTCCATAAAGCGCTGCACAAATTCCAACCCAGCGCTATAGTCCATTTTGGGGAACAGCGTTCGGCTCCATTTTCCATGATTGACCGCGAACACGCCGTTCTGACTCAGGTCAATAATGTAGTCGGCACTTTGAATTTGCTCTATGCGATGCGGGAAGATTTTCCTGATTGTCATCTTGTGAAGTTAGGGACAATGGGTGAATATGGTACTCCCAACATCGACATTGAAGAAGGCTATATCACCATTGAACATAATGGTCGCAAAGATACATTGCCTTATCCCAAACAGCCAGGTTCAATGTATCACCTCAGCAAAGTACATGACAGTCACAATATCCATTTTGCTTGTCGGATTTGGGGACTGCGCGCTACAGACTTGAATCAGGGTGTGGTTTATGGCGTTTTAACCGAAGAAACGGGAATGGATGAAATGTTGATCAACCGCCTGGATTACGATGGTGTGTTTGGTACAGCACTCAACCGCTTCTGCATTCAAGCAGCTATCGGTCATCCCCTCACTGTTTACGGTAAAGGCGGACAAACACGGGGCTTTTTGGATATTCGGGATACTGTAAGGTGTGTAGAATTAGCGATCGCTAATCCTGCTCAAGCTGGTGAATTCCGTGTCTTCAACCAATTCACTGAACAATTTAGCGTTGGTGATTTGGCAATCATGGTGAAGAAAGCCGGCAATGCTATGGGAATCAATGTGGAGATTAATAATCTAGATAATCCCAGAGTTGAGAAAGAAGAGCATTATTTCAACGCTAAAAACACCAAGCTGTTGGATTTAGGCTTACAGCCTCACTATCTCTCTGATTCTCTTCTCGATTCTCTATTAAACTTTGCCATCAAATATCAAAACCGAGTCGATCAAAAGCAAATTCTGCCTAAAGTTTCTTGGCATAGAAAATAG
- a CDS encoding DUF4291 domain-containing protein, whose product MPIFNVDTVQLRITNYELFMRLITEPYLNQVSRWPQTGRHILAQYDDQSIVVYQAYRPAIGHFAATHGYFGGEFSLERMSWIKPNFLWMMYRSGWGIKTEQEVVLAIWIKRWAFEEMLSVAVHSTFIPELYTSETTWKSALKESQVRLQWDPDHHPSGVKLERRAIQLGLRGKFLANYAKDWILHIEDISNFVQQQRQNINSDCAQLITPRETVYSVSDQQTQKQLGLSAWTE is encoded by the coding sequence ATGCCCATTTTCAACGTAGACACTGTTCAATTACGAATTACGAATTACGAATTATTTATGCGGCTGATAACAGAACCTTATTTAAATCAAGTAAGTCGCTGGCCTCAAACTGGTCGTCATATTCTAGCCCAATATGATGACCAGTCAATTGTTGTGTACCAAGCATATCGTCCAGCTATTGGTCATTTCGCCGCCACTCATGGTTATTTTGGCGGCGAATTTAGTCTTGAGCGCATGAGTTGGATCAAGCCTAATTTTTTGTGGATGATGTATCGTTCCGGATGGGGTATAAAAACTGAGCAAGAAGTAGTATTAGCTATTTGGATTAAACGTTGGGCTTTTGAAGAAATGTTATCAGTTGCAGTGCATTCGACTTTTATCCCGGAACTATATACTAGTGAAACTACTTGGAAATCAGCGCTAAAAGAATCACAAGTACGATTGCAATGGGACCCAGATCATCACCCATCTGGAGTTAAATTAGAACGGCGTGCTATTCAGCTAGGGCTACGCGGAAAATTCTTAGCTAATTATGCCAAAGATTGGATCTTGCATATTGAAGATATCTCTAATTTTGTCCAACAACAGCGGCAAAACATTAATTCTGACTGTGCCCAATTGATTACGCCACGGGAGACAGTTTACTCTGTGAGTGATCAACAAACGCAAAAGCAGCTGGGATTATCTGCCTGGACTGAATAG
- a CDS encoding glycosyltransferase family 1 protein gives MRIALFTETFLPKVDGIVTRLRHTVDHLQRHGNQVLVLAPEGGITEHKGAKVYGVTGFPLPLYPELKMALPRPAIGYALEEFKPDIIHVVNPAVLGLAGIFYSKILKIPLVASYHTHLPQYLQHYGLGMLEGVLWELLKTAHNQAELNLCTSTAMMAELTAHGIERVDLWQRGVDTELFHPSLASAEMRSRLSQNHPESPLLLYVGRLSAEKEIERIKPILEAIPEARLALVGDGPHRQALEKHFAGTNTNFVGYLMGRELGSAFASADAFIFPSRTETLGLVLLEAMAAGCPVVAARSGGIPDIVTDGVNGYLFEPTADIQGAITATVRLLQEKQECDLIRQNARKEAEKWGWANATRQLQDYYEKVIYAQQLTATI, from the coding sequence ATGAGAATTGCTCTATTCACCGAAACCTTTTTGCCCAAGGTGGACGGTATTGTAACGCGCTTGCGTCATACCGTTGACCATCTACAGCGTCATGGAAATCAAGTTTTAGTGCTTGCCCCCGAAGGCGGGATCACCGAACATAAAGGAGCTAAAGTTTACGGCGTGACGGGCTTTCCTTTGCCATTGTATCCAGAATTAAAAATGGCATTACCTCGCCCAGCTATAGGTTACGCTTTAGAGGAGTTTAAACCCGATATTATTCATGTCGTCAATCCTGCAGTTTTGGGTTTAGCTGGCATATTTTACAGCAAAATCCTCAAAATTCCTTTAGTAGCCTCTTATCATACTCATTTACCCCAATATCTGCAGCATTATGGCTTAGGAATGTTGGAAGGTGTGCTGTGGGAATTATTGAAAACTGCACATAATCAAGCCGAGTTAAATCTATGTACTTCCACTGCAATGATGGCAGAATTGACAGCACATGGCATTGAACGAGTAGATTTGTGGCAAAGAGGAGTGGATACAGAATTATTTCATCCTAGTTTAGCCAGTGCGGAAATGCGATCGCGTCTATCGCAGAATCACCCAGAAAGTCCTTTGTTACTTTATGTTGGTCGCCTGTCTGCGGAAAAAGAAATTGAGCGCATCAAACCGATTTTAGAAGCAATTCCCGAAGCGCGCTTGGCATTGGTTGGAGATGGCCCCCACCGCCAAGCCCTAGAAAAGCACTTTGCTGGCACTAACACCAACTTTGTTGGCTATCTCATGGGTAGGGAATTAGGTTCGGCTTTTGCGAGTGCTGATGCCTTTATTTTTCCTTCCCGTACGGAGACACTAGGATTAGTGTTATTAGAAGCAATGGCAGCTGGTTGCCCAGTGGTAGCAGCCCGTTCTGGAGGAATACCTGATATTGTTACAGATGGGGTCAACGGCTATCTTTTTGAGCCAACAGCAGATATTCAAGGTGCAATTACCGCTACTGTTCGCCTGTTACAGGAGAAACAAGAATGTGACCTGATCCGTCAAAATGCTCGTAAAGAAGCTGAAAAATGGGGATGGGCAAACGCCACTCGCCAGTTACAGGATTACTATGAAAAGGTAATTTACGCGCAACAATTGACAGCAACCATCTGA
- a CDS encoding GAF domain-containing protein yields the protein MTLPNPGSVLATLTELTQVNRTHALLRRVKDLSVNEFVCLLDFITAEFQQFLRAIELINNEALETMLEKVLEAITLKIGQILQAEHTAIFLVDYDKNQLWSKVPQDNTQKFLEIRTPITVGIPGHVASTGQYLNIAETSTHPLFSPELEKQMGYKIHNILCMPVVSSKNQTVAVVQLANKAGDLPFNQDDEERFRDFAASIGIILESCQTFYVAARNQRGATALLRATQTLGQSLDLEATLQIVMEQARILMQADRSTLFLHRKEMGELWTKVAAAADGANTIEIRMPSNRGIVGFVASTGQAVNIPDAYKDPRFDPTTDRKTGYVTRNILCLPVFNSANELIGVTQLINKQQGSFTASDEEFMRAFNIQAGIALENARLFENVLLEKQYQKDILQSLSDAVISTDMEGRIVTINDAALALLGCPVRDTNTKSNKRLWEQNLLGRLVWEVVPIENLQMRLEDSLKTGAKHYVPEQSLTVGLYPIQSSETKLPSETLDAGVWTQHFILAVRDRTNPDVFIPWNQPLTPQSKFLSASEVQKLERSLNLTVNPLTNPEGGVRGGLVVLEDISREKRMKTTMYRYLTPHVAEQVMALGEDALMVGERKEVTILFSDIRGYTTLTENLGAAEVVSLLNQYFETMVEAVFNHEGTLDKFIGDALMAVFGAPLPLTENHAWRSVQAALDMRQRLAEFNRRRIIQSQPQINIGIGISSGEVVSGNIGSHKRMDYTVIGDGVNLSSRLEAVTKEYGCDIILSEFTYQLCSDRIWTRQLDKIRVKGKYQAVNIYELIGDRTQPLDDATQEFLFYYQSGRMAYLARNFTRAIACFEAAKNLRPQDQAVNIHLERSYNYQKTPPHDSWDGVWTMTNK from the coding sequence ATGACACTCCCTAATCCTGGTAGCGTCTTGGCTACATTAACCGAACTCACTCAAGTCAATCGTACCCACGCTTTATTGCGCCGTGTTAAAGACCTTTCTGTTAACGAATTTGTTTGTTTATTAGATTTTATTACTGCCGAATTTCAGCAATTTCTGAGAGCAATTGAATTAATCAATAATGAAGCTCTAGAAACTATGTTGGAGAAGGTTCTAGAAGCAATCACATTAAAAATAGGTCAAATTCTGCAAGCAGAACACACGGCTATTTTTTTAGTGGATTATGATAAAAATCAATTGTGGTCAAAAGTTCCTCAGGATAATACACAAAAATTTTTAGAAATTCGTACGCCCATTACAGTTGGTATTCCTGGTCATGTTGCCAGTACTGGGCAATATTTAAATATAGCTGAAACTTCTACTCATCCCTTATTTAGCCCAGAATTAGAAAAGCAAATGGGCTATAAAATTCATAATATTTTATGTATGCCAGTTGTGAGCAGCAAAAATCAAACTGTAGCTGTAGTCCAACTGGCAAATAAAGCAGGCGATTTACCATTTAATCAAGATGATGAAGAACGGTTTCGGGATTTTGCCGCTTCTATTGGGATCATATTAGAAAGCTGTCAGACTTTTTATGTAGCAGCACGCAATCAACGAGGAGCAACAGCGCTTTTAAGGGCAACCCAAACTCTAGGGCAAAGCTTAGATTTAGAAGCAACTTTGCAAATAGTTATGGAGCAAGCCCGAATTTTAATGCAAGCAGATCGCAGTACTCTGTTTTTGCATCGTAAAGAAATGGGTGAACTTTGGACAAAGGTAGCCGCCGCCGCAGATGGTGCAAATACTATAGAAATCAGGATGCCCAGCAATCGCGGTATTGTTGGGTTTGTGGCTTCCACTGGGCAAGCTGTGAATATTCCCGATGCTTATAAAGACCCCCGGTTTGACCCAACTACAGATAGGAAAACTGGGTATGTAACTCGCAATATTTTGTGTTTGCCAGTGTTTAATTCGGCAAATGAATTAATTGGCGTGACACAGTTAATTAATAAACAGCAAGGTAGTTTTACTGCCTCTGATGAAGAATTTATGCGAGCTTTTAATATCCAAGCTGGAATTGCTTTGGAAAATGCTCGTTTATTTGAAAATGTACTATTAGAAAAACAGTATCAAAAAGACATTTTACAAAGTTTATCTGATGCGGTTATTTCTACAGATATGGAAGGGAGAATTGTCACTATTAATGATGCCGCATTAGCATTACTAGGTTGTCCTGTTAGAGATACAAATACAAAATCTAATAAGCGGTTGTGGGAACAAAATTTACTTGGTCGCCTCGTTTGGGAAGTGGTGCCAATTGAAAATTTACAAATGCGCTTGGAAGATAGTTTAAAAACAGGGGCTAAACATTACGTTCCCGAGCAAAGTTTGACTGTGGGGCTATATCCCATCCAAAGTTCCGAAACTAAGTTGCCCAGTGAAACCTTAGATGCAGGAGTTTGGACACAACATTTTATTTTGGCAGTACGCGATCGCACTAATCCAGATGTGTTTATTCCCTGGAATCAACCCCTGACTCCCCAATCGAAGTTTTTGAGTGCTAGCGAGGTACAAAAGTTAGAACGCAGCCTTAATTTGACTGTGAATCCGCTAACTAACCCAGAAGGTGGCGTGAGAGGTGGCTTAGTTGTCTTAGAAGACATCAGCCGCGAGAAACGCATGAAAACTACCATGTACCGCTATCTCACCCCCCATGTAGCCGAACAGGTTATGGCTTTGGGGGAAGATGCTTTAATGGTGGGAGAACGCAAGGAAGTCACCATCTTATTTTCCGATATTCGCGGTTACACCACACTCACAGAAAATCTGGGTGCGGCGGAGGTAGTATCGCTGCTCAATCAATATTTTGAAACGATGGTAGAGGCAGTATTTAACCATGAAGGCACCCTCGATAAGTTTATTGGTGATGCTTTAATGGCAGTATTTGGCGCACCCTTACCGCTAACAGAAAATCACGCCTGGCGTTCTGTACAAGCAGCCTTAGATATGCGCCAACGCCTAGCAGAATTTAATCGTCGGCGGATTATTCAATCACAACCACAAATTAATATTGGAATTGGGATTAGTTCAGGAGAAGTGGTTTCTGGTAACATCGGTTCCCACAAACGTATGGATTACACTGTCATCGGTGATGGCGTAAATTTAAGTTCGCGTTTGGAAGCTGTGACAAAAGAATATGGTTGTGACATTATTTTGAGCGAATTTACCTACCAACTGTGCAGCGATCGCATTTGGACGCGTCAACTAGATAAAATCCGCGTCAAAGGTAAGTATCAAGCGGTAAATATCTATGAATTAATTGGCGATCGCACTCAACCCCTCGACGATGCTACCCAAGAATTTCTGTTTTATTACCAATCGGGACGCATGGCTTATTTAGCACGGAACTTTACCCGGGCGATCGCCTGCTTTGAAGCTGCGAAAAACCTTCGCCCCCAAGACCAAGCAGTTAATATCCATCTAGAACGCTCTTATAACTACCAAAAAACACCACCCCATGATTCTTGGGATGGTGTCTGGACAATGACAAATAAATAG
- the purC gene encoding phosphoribosylaminoimidazolesuccinocarboxamide synthase, which yields MSVNSKLYEGKAKILYTTEDPEILLADYKDDATAFNAQKRGSIIGKGNINCTISSKLFQQLEAKGIKTHFIDSPAPNQMRVKAVKILPLEVVVRNIAAGSLCQQTGLPLGTILKQPLVEFYYKNDALGDPLLTRDRLYLLELATLEQVETITHLALQINEFLRDFWQRCRITLVDFKLEFGVDSHQQVLLADEISPDTCRLWDTAEADTNRRVMDKDRFRKDLGNIEDAYQEVLQRVLQAVGTEV from the coding sequence ATGTCTGTTAATTCCAAGTTATACGAAGGCAAAGCAAAAATACTCTATACGACAGAAGATCCTGAAATCTTACTGGCTGATTATAAAGACGATGCCACAGCCTTTAATGCCCAAAAACGTGGCAGTATCATAGGTAAAGGAAATATTAATTGCACTATTTCTAGCAAACTGTTTCAGCAGTTAGAGGCTAAGGGTATTAAAACTCACTTTATTGATAGCCCCGCCCCAAACCAAATGCGGGTAAAGGCTGTGAAGATTTTACCCTTAGAGGTGGTTGTGCGAAATATTGCTGCTGGCAGTCTTTGTCAACAAACAGGGCTACCATTGGGCACAATACTAAAACAGCCTTTGGTAGAGTTTTACTACAAAAACGACGCATTAGGAGATCCGTTATTAACACGCGATCGCCTCTACCTGCTGGAACTAGCGACTTTGGAACAAGTTGAGACAATTACCCATCTAGCATTGCAAATCAACGAGTTTCTACGGGACTTTTGGCAGCGATGTCGTATTACACTAGTAGACTTCAAACTAGAGTTTGGCGTTGATTCACATCAGCAGGTGCTTTTGGCAGATGAAATTAGCCCCGACACTTGTCGGTTGTGGGATACAGCAGAAGCGGATACTAACCGTCGGGTAATGGACAAAGACCGCTTTCGCAAAGACTTAGGAAATATAGAAGATGCTTATCAGGAGGTTTTACAAAGAGTGTTACAAGCCGTAGGAACTGAAGTATGA
- a CDS encoding BamA/TamA family outer membrane protein — protein sequence MRLSPAMVAAVAIAAPLGNPISANAQTANPDLDLSQPVEVLTPTTNQQSENGIAQEQSGEQAKSVATFPQAAAVKSSQPQTVATLAIPAANKTQPVIVPTAAPTTSSAGVKALQGLQSRNIAALPIQPANTATKSVIFVPTATPNTSSAGVKALQGLQSRNIAVSPIQIAQTPETKPQPTPEQATPQPTTPQPTLQQAPQTTPRPTTPQQTTPQPAPGTQQPAPSPSPGTTPPVGTPVFPTNPDTTTESSEPRVLVSEVAVRAQAGQLTPELENQVYSVVRTQPGRTTTRTQLQEDINAIFGTGFFSNVQAVPEDTPLGVRVSFIVQPNPTLTKVQIQANPGTSVPSVLPQNTADEVFREQYGRILNLRDLQEGIKQLTKRYQDRGFVLANVIGAPQVSENGVVTLQVAEGVVENIKVRFRNKEGQETDEQGQPIRGRTQDYIITRELELKPGQVFNRNTVQKDLQRVYGLGIFEDVNVSLDPGSDPSRVDVVVNVAERNSGSIAAGAGISSASGLFGTISYQQQNLNGRNQRLGAELQVGERELLFDLRFTDPWIDGDPYRTSYTANIFRRRSISLIFDGKDQNIETFAPGDTEGDRPRVVRLGGGVTFTRPLSANPFGNSEWTASAGFQYQRVSTKDADGNSRTQGTIYQNGLPTELIPLTQSGSGDDDLFLLQVGAQRDRRNNPLQPTSGSYLRFGVDQSVPIGQGSIFLTRLRGSYSQYIPISLLSFSKGPQTLAFNLQGGTVLGDLPPYEAFTLGGSNSVRGYEEGTLTSARSYVQASVEYRFPVFSVVSGALFFDYGSDLGTSTRAAELLNKNGSGFGYGLGVRVQSPLGPIRIDYGINDDGDSRINFGIGERF from the coding sequence ATGCGTTTATCTCCCGCAATGGTGGCAGCAGTAGCAATTGCAGCCCCTTTAGGTAACCCCATAAGTGCAAATGCACAAACAGCTAACCCAGATTTAGATTTGTCACAACCAGTAGAGGTGTTGACACCGACGACAAATCAGCAGTCTGAAAATGGTATTGCTCAAGAACAATCAGGTGAACAAGCCAAATCTGTTGCTACCTTCCCCCAAGCAGCAGCGGTTAAAAGTTCTCAGCCTCAGACTGTGGCTACCTTAGCAATTCCAGCAGCAAATAAGACACAACCAGTCATAGTGCCAACTGCGGCACCAACTACCTCAAGTGCAGGGGTAAAGGCACTACAAGGTCTGCAGTCTCGTAATATTGCCGCTTTGCCCATTCAGCCAGCAAATACGGCAACCAAATCCGTCATTTTTGTGCCTACCGCCACACCTAATACCTCTAGCGCCGGGGTAAAGGCACTCCAGGGTCTGCAATCGCGCAATATCGCTGTCTCGCCTATTCAGATAGCACAAACACCGGAAACAAAACCGCAGCCGACTCCAGAGCAAGCAACTCCCCAGCCAACAACCCCGCAACCAACTCTCCAACAAGCTCCACAAACAACTCCCAGACCCACAACTCCACAGCAAACAACCCCACAACCCGCGCCTGGTACGCAACAACCAGCACCGTCTCCATCTCCTGGTACTACTCCACCTGTGGGGACACCTGTGTTTCCCACAAATCCAGATACCACTACAGAATCGAGTGAACCCCGTGTGTTGGTATCGGAAGTTGCAGTGAGAGCGCAAGCGGGACAACTAACACCAGAACTGGAAAATCAAGTTTACTCTGTAGTTCGTACCCAACCAGGAAGGACAACCACCCGTACCCAACTCCAAGAAGATATCAATGCTATCTTCGGTACTGGCTTCTTCTCAAATGTCCAAGCAGTTCCCGAAGATACGCCATTGGGAGTCCGGGTAAGCTTTATTGTGCAACCCAACCCCACCCTCACCAAAGTCCAAATCCAAGCGAATCCCGGCACCAGCGTTCCTTCGGTACTACCGCAAAATACAGCAGACGAAGTTTTCCGCGAGCAATATGGCAGAATCCTCAATTTGCGTGACTTGCAAGAAGGTATCAAGCAACTAACCAAACGCTATCAAGATAGAGGTTTTGTACTGGCGAATGTCATCGGCGCACCCCAAGTCTCAGAAAATGGGGTTGTGACTTTGCAAGTCGCAGAAGGGGTAGTAGAGAATATTAAAGTTCGGTTCCGCAATAAAGAAGGTCAGGAAACAGACGAGCAAGGACAACCAATTCGCGGGCGGACACAGGATTACATCATTACTCGAGAATTAGAGTTAAAACCAGGGCAAGTCTTCAACCGCAATACAGTGCAAAAAGACCTGCAACGGGTGTATGGGTTGGGCATCTTTGAAGATGTTAACGTTTCCCTTGACCCTGGTAGCGACCCCAGTCGGGTAGATGTAGTTGTTAACGTGGCTGAACGTAATAGTGGTTCTATTGCCGCAGGTGCAGGGATTAGTTCCGCCAGCGGACTATTTGGTACTATTAGTTACCAACAGCAAAACCTCAATGGTAGAAATCAAAGACTAGGAGCAGAGTTGCAAGTAGGTGAAAGAGAACTACTATTTGACCTGCGCTTTACAGATCCTTGGATTGACGGCGACCCCTATCGCACTTCCTACACCGCCAATATTTTCCGTCGTCGTTCCATTTCCTTGATTTTTGACGGTAAAGACCAAAATATTGAGACATTCGCCCCAGGAGACACAGAAGGCGATCGCCCCCGTGTTGTCCGCTTAGGTGGTGGTGTAACTTTTACACGTCCGCTTTCCGCTAATCCCTTTGGTAATTCTGAATGGACTGCTTCAGCTGGTTTCCAATATCAACGGGTTTCCACCAAAGATGCTGATGGTAATAGCAGAACCCAAGGGACAATTTACCAGAATGGGCTACCAACAGAACTGATTCCCCTCACACAATCGGGGTCAGGTGATGACGATTTATTTCTATTACAGGTGGGAGCGCAGCGCGATCGCCGTAATAACCCCTTACAACCCACTAGCGGTTCTTATCTGCGTTTTGGGGTCGATCAGTCAGTTCCCATCGGACAAGGTAGCATTTTCCTCACCAGGCTACGGGGTAGCTACAGCCAATATATCCCCATTAGTTTATTAAGCTTCAGCAAAGGGCCGCAAACTTTGGCTTTTAACTTGCAAGGAGGCACAGTTTTAGGTGACTTACCCCCCTATGAAGCCTTTACCTTAGGCGGTAGTAACTCCGTGCGGGGTTATGAAGAAGGGACATTAACCAGTGCTCGCAGTTACGTGCAAGCCTCAGTTGAGTATCGCTTCCCCGTATTCTCTGTAGTTAGTGGCGCATTATTTTTCGATTATGGTAGCGATTTAGGCACCAGTACCAGAGCCGCAGAATTGCTGAACAAAAACGGTAGTGGCTTCGGCTACGGCTTAGGCGTGCGTGTGCAATCACCATTAGGGCCAATTCGTATTGACTACGGTATCAACGACGACGGCGACAGCCGCATCAACTTTGGCATTGGGGAAAGGTTTTAA
- the lpxC gene encoding UDP-3-O-acyl-N-acetylglucosamine deacetylase, protein MQQHTIAAEISQTGVGLHSGVNTQVRILPAEVGSGRYFVRVDLPDSPIIPAQVAAVSQTVLSTQLGKGVASVRTVEHLLASLVGMGVDNARIEIDGSEVPLMDGSAKVWTESIAQVGLRSQSVAEDKPPLAIQDPIWIYEGDTFVAAIPAPETRFSYGIDFELPAIGNQWHSWSPRFEKENSYADFAIEIAPARTFGLLHQIEHLQKSGLIKGGSLENALVCGPDGWLNPPLRFANEPVRHKILDLVGDLSLVGNIPRAHFLAYKASHNLHIQLAQRILDSRL, encoded by the coding sequence ATGCAACAACACACAATAGCCGCAGAAATCTCTCAAACCGGAGTAGGACTGCATAGCGGTGTGAATACTCAGGTGCGAATACTACCAGCTGAAGTAGGTAGCGGGCGCTACTTTGTGCGAGTTGATTTACCAGATTCGCCGATTATTCCGGCGCAAGTTGCCGCAGTCAGTCAAACTGTTCTTTCTACCCAATTGGGTAAAGGCGTAGCTTCTGTCCGCACCGTAGAGCATTTATTGGCTTCTCTAGTAGGTATGGGTGTAGATAACGCCCGAATTGAAATTGATGGGTCAGAAGTGCCGCTAATGGATGGTTCAGCAAAGGTATGGACAGAAAGCATCGCCCAGGTAGGATTGCGATCGCAATCCGTGGCTGAAGACAAACCACCCCTGGCTATTCAAGATCCAATTTGGATTTATGAGGGCGATACTTTTGTGGCGGCTATCCCCGCACCAGAAACTCGTTTTAGCTATGGTATTGACTTTGAACTGCCTGCCATTGGTAATCAATGGCACAGTTGGTCACCCAGATTTGAAAAAGAAAACTCCTATGCAGACTTCGCTATAGAAATTGCTCCCGCCCGTACTTTTGGTTTATTGCATCAAATAGAACATTTGCAAAAGTCTGGGTTAATCAAAGGTGGTAGTTTAGAAAATGCCCTTGTTTGCGGCCCTGATGGATGGTTAAATCCACCATTAAGATTTGCAAATGAGCCAGTACGTCATAAGATCTTGGATTTAGTAGGAGATTTGAGTTTGGTGGGAAATATCCCCCGTGCTCACTTCTTAGCGTATAAGGCCAGCCACAATTTACACATTCAACTGGCACAAAGAATTTTAGATTCTAGATTGTAG